The sequence TTTGGGCAAGAGAatttacctctctgagcttcagtttccttatctctaagaGACCTATAATCATATCTGCTCTCTAGCATTCCTTTATGGATTCAAGAGTCATTACATGTGACAGGCCAAGCACAGAGCCTGGCTGTCAGAAGCACCTGGTGGATGGAAGTGGTTTTAGCTGGCACGAGGATGATGGTGGTCAGTGATGCTGGGAGGACATCTCAGATGCTCCTCACACTGTGGAGTATCTGAGCCCTTGCCCTGGAATGGTTGAGTGTGAACCCTCAGACCCTTGCCCAGAGCGGGGGAAAGGACAAGGGCTGAGTTTTTCCTCTGCTGGGAGCTCCGGGGTGGGATTTGAGGAAGAGATCCAGGTGGCCTTCTGGGGACTCAGTCCTaccctcttctccttttcctctcctcctccagacTGTGGTACAGTCCTCAATGAGCCGGTCCCAGGTAGCcctgctgggcctgggcctgctGCTTATGCTGCTACTGTATGTGGGGCTTCCAGGACCATCTGAGCAGACCTCCTGGCTCTGGGGAGATCCCAATATCACGATCCTGGCTGGTCTCACCCCTGGCGACTCCCCCCTTTTTTACCGCGAGGTGCTCCCCCTCCACCAGGCCCGCAGGTGGGTGCTGACCCCAGGGTGTAGTAAAAAGACTAGGCCCAAGGAGAGCCCCTGTGTGGGACCCCGCCAGCTTATCTCAGGGTGCTCTCTGGGAGGGCAGTGAGAGAAGCCTAGGAAGAAAGAATGGTGGGCCACTCCCAGACCCTCAGGACACACACTCCCCTGTGTGCCTACAGGGTGGATGTGGTGCTGCTCCATGGAAAGGCCTTTAACTCCCACACGTGGGAGCAGCTGGGCACGCTGCAACTGCTGGCGCAGAGGGGCTACCGGGCCGTGGCCCTTGACCTCCCAGGTGAGAGCCACCACCTCTGGGTCTAGGAAGGTAATATGTAGCAGGGACAAGGGGGCAGCATCCCAAAGAGGGGAGCTGGAGGGGTCGGAAGGCCCTAAGGTGTGGCTGGGGAATATCCAGACCCCAATGTGTGGACAGGCAGTGGAAAGTCACAACACAAAAaaggtctgtttttattttctacctcAAAAACTACAGTGTGGATTGTTGCATGTCCCAGAGCAGTTAGAAGTGTGACCTGCTTTACAAGCAATTGCATGAGGAGGTCTCACTGTACCTTTGATGTCAAActaagtagtttttgtttttttcaaccTTAGAAATGATTTATGCTATTATTCttgtcattaagaaaaaaatcaaacaggagttcccactgtggtgcagcagatcagcggtgtctctgtagcaccaggactcaaggtctatccccagcctggcacagtggatctggcgttgctgtggttgtagtgtaagTCACAACCGTGgcttggttctgatccctggcccgggaactccatatgccttgggggagctcaaaaagaaaaataaacaaaaacccaagagCGCAGCCCTCAGAGACCCaagctgtgtttctctttttctcatgagTCTAAGCTGTTTTGGGGTGCCAGTCCCTCCTTGGGTGTTTACACACCTAGACAAACATTATATACGGGGTTGGTGTGGTGGAGGTTATAAACATAACTGGTGTCCTGCCTTCTCAGCACATCTATTTACAACCCAGTTTTCTTCTCCTCTACCATATCTCATGGATCACGACAGGCACTAGGACCCTCCCTCGCCATAGTGTGTGCCATCAGAAGGATGGACAGGTTTTATCTGGTCATTCCTTTACTGGGGCTGTGTAGGCTGATTTAGAGTTTTCGGTATCAGCTGAAATCCTCAAGTTAGGAAATTGAAGCATCTTTGACCTTGTAGGCAATAATTTCTGTAGGGTAGACATCAAGGACAATTGGAcacttatcagaaaaaaatttttttgtcttttttggctgcccctcagcatatggaattccccagcCAAGCTGTggttgcgacctgtgccacaactgtagCAGTGCTGTATCCTTTAGCCCACTTTGctggaccggggatcaaacctgcgtcctggcactgcagagacaccattgatcctgttgcatcacagtgggaacgcctcaaATTTTGCAACAAATATTATGTTACCCTTCAAAAATGTTGTATGGACTTATCCTCCAATCAGTCCTGTATGAAAGTGTCTGTTTCTCCACATATTCCCTAACATTGTGCAttatcagtctttttattttttcttttcttttttctttctttgtattatcAGTCTTTTTAGTTTTGACAACATAATGAATGAAAGATGTTCTTCTAGCAGCTCTATCacaaaacattacaaaaaaaaataactgggAAGTTTGGGGTAGCAGATGCTATATGCCACTGTTCCCCATCTCTTTTCCCCCACTGTGGTGGGCAGGAAATAATGACCTCTTTCccagcctccttcagtgggtGCTTTCTGCTGTTCCCAGGTTTTGGGAATTCGGCACCTTCAAAGGAGGCAAGCACAGAGGCGGGGCGGGCAGAGCTGCTGGAGCGAGTGTTACGGAACCTGGAGGTGCAGAATGCCGTGCTGGTGAGCCCTTCCCTGAGTGGCCGCTATGCTCTGCCCTTCCTGATGCGAGGCCACCACCAGCTGCATGGATTCGTGCCCATTGCACCTGCTTCCACCCAGAATTACACCCAGGAACAGTTCTGGGCTGTGAAGGTACTGGGAGGAGGGTCTCCAACATCCTGGCTTCCTGTCCCTGGTTGAGGCATAGAGGGAAAGGGACTCGGGTTTTACCTGGAGGATGCATGGTCCCATCCTTGATGTAGATGGAAGAGATGGGGAGCTTAGGGAAGATGTCCTAAGGAGGGGCTTGAGGGTCAGTCTGCATCAGGCCCCAGGATCACAGCCTCTTGCCTTGCCCTGCAGACCCCGACTCTCATCTTGTATGGGGAGCTGGACCGCATCCTGGCTCAggagtcactgcagcagctccgccACCTGCCTAACCACTCTGTGGTGAAGCTGCGCGACGCAGGCCATGCCTGCTACCTCCACAAGCCACAAGACTTCCACCTCGTCCTCCTTGCCTTTCTTGACCATCTGCCTTGAGCTTACCCACTGCCCAGGCCCAGGCTTGGCCTAAGCTTGGAGGGTCTGAACCAGTCCTCACCAGGGAAGCAGTCCCTAGAATTGGAGGGCAGCAACCAGAGGACCAGGCCCAGTTAGGACCTCTCATTTCATCTCAGAggcacaataaaaaagaaaacaaaaatttttgttATGCCTTGGGAATGATAGGTCCTATTTCctgatgttgctgcaggtggGGTGGGAGCTAAGGGCAGGTCTGGGACTGCTTTGGGGCTGAGAGCTGGAGGGAGTGCTTTTCAGTAGCTTGGGAAGGCTAAGGACATGGGCTGCTCATAGACGGCCAGCGTTACCACTCTGTaactgagtttcctcatctgtaaaatgggcatgatgGTAACACCTAGCTCAGGAAAGTGGTTTTAGGATTGAATGAAATGTCTGGGTAAGCAGAGCACTTGATCACACAGGAGTGGTGACTGACCACTGGGACTGGTGGGAAATCCAGGGTTTGGCAGCTGAGCTGAGTGAGCCAGGAATGCAGAACCTATGGCCAGTGAGCATGATGTGTAAAGGTGGGGACAGGGAATGTGGTTTAAAAAGTAGCatagtgtgggggtgggggggtgtttcTTTCTGTACCCCTCCTGAATTCTTTCAGCTAGACTAGCaataaaattaacacaaaacaggagttcctgccatggtacaAGGGGATCAGTGgcacctctgcagcaccagaaggcgggttcaatccccagcccggcacaatgggttaagggatCAAGCAGTGctacacctgtggtataggtcacaactgtggcttggatctgatccctggcccctggcccaggaactccatatggtggccaaaaaagaagaaaaaattacacaaaacagattaacaggaggaagagaagcaaatTTTAACTTAGTGCAAGGTCTTATAGAGATGAGACCTACGAAGTGGACAGAGCAGCCAGCTTTTATACTtgttagacaaagaaacaataaatttgtgagGGCTTGACAGAACAAAGaaacttttgttttgctttttagggccgcacccgcagcatatggaggatcccaggctgggggttcaatcagagctacagctgccggcctacaccacagccacagcaacgcaggatccgagctgtattggcaacctacaccacagctcacagcaacaccacatttTTAACCCCctcaacgaggccagggatcaaacccacaacctcatggttcctagtcagatttgtttccactgtgccacaacaggaactcctggtttggtttggtttggttgcaCTTgtagcaagtggaagttcctaggactAGCCATTGACtccaagccaaagctgtgacctacCCCCAGCTgcaacaactctggatcctttgacccactgccctgagcctgggatcgaacccacacctccacagcaacccaagccactgcatattcttaacccactgtgccacagcaggaactcctgaaaacttgTATTTTGGATGCTTGATTAGTAAAGAATATAAACAGTTTGGGCTTGAAGGTGGTAAAGCAACAAGGGGTTTGGAGTTtgcagtgtggtgcagtgggttaatgatccacctTGCCTCCGGGGAGGCGCTGGTTTTATCCcctgccctgtgcagtgggttaaagaaccaccgttgctgcagctgtggcgtaggtcacagctccagctcagattcaatccctggcctaggctTAGATCCTTGGcctaccacaggtgcagccgaaaaagggATGAATAAAAAAGATTTGTGCAAACAGGCTTAGCCTGAATTCCCTATTTCTGGATTAATAAGGTACACTCCACATGAAAGAAGTATAACTTTTGCATGAGGGATTTATTCCCTGCTTTCAGGAAGACAGAAAGGAGGGTCAGAATGTGCCTCTTGCATTGGACATTTcctaagtaactttaattcaaaataacgTGCTCTTgagggagttcacactgtggcacagtgggttaaggatctgctgttgtttCTGTGgcggcacaggttcagtccctggcccaggaactaacttccatatgctgtgggtgcagccattaaaaaatgccattgagaCACATTTTGGGGTagcctgccctgggcccccaaAATAGATTGTTTTGGAACCACCAAGCTTGCTTGCGCCTAGAAATGTATAGGTCAGCAGCCTAGACTTAAACCCCAGGAGGGCTGGATGAGCCCttaccctcccctcccagcctgcctcctctgtgcccagAGGTTGAAGTCTTCAACGCACCCCTCCCCAAGCTGATTCAGCCTCTGGAAATGTACAAAGGGCAGCTGGACACATTATAACTGTGTGCAACATGTGGGTGGCCAGTGGGACGCCTGTGCCTCTTATCTTCCCTCTCTGGTGGCTGCAGAAGTGCCAGAGAGCCTGGCCCAGGGTCAACCAAGAATGTGCCACATGTTTGCTTTTGTGCAGTTTCCCACCTCCCATTCTGTCACACAGTGTCACGATTACATCCTCTCACAGTGCCATCCTCTGTCACACCCAACCACCATCTCACATTGTCATACACAGTCCCCCACTGATACACACTTAGATTTGCCCACACAGTAGCACAATCATATACATGCCCATTTATCCTTCATTCCTGGCTTGctgcctgctctgtgccctgcCAGGGACAGAGTCCTGCGGGTACACGGGCCAGCCCCCTAAAGCTCACAGATATTAACCAATAATCCACCGCCTCTCCACACAGGAGGCAGAGGCAGTCAGGGAGGCGGCCCCTGAGTTGCTGAGGCGTGAAGAGGGGCGAGGTAGAAACTCGCGGAAAGGAGTTTTTGGCCAGCCCCAGCACGACTTTGCAGGGCTGCACCCCGAGAGCAAGAGGGCAGCTGCAAGGTTTCGGGTCAGTGCCGGCCCTCCTCCCTTCGGGCACTATCGGGAAGTAGCAGGGGACGAAACCAGCTGCCTAGGGCCAAAGGCGGGGCCTGTTGGGCAGGAGTGAGCCTGCGGGGGGAGGGCGAGGCGGAGCTGGCGGGGGTGGCAACTGCCACAGGGGCGGGCTCCTGAGTCTGATCCTCGGGTAACTGGCCCAGGCTGGAAACTGGGGCGGGCAGAGACGCCCGCGCTGAATGGGCCTTAGCGACTAGAGCGGCCCTGATTCGCAGTCTTCGGTCCCGCCCCGCTATTAGAGTCCGGCCACGTGGTGGGCGGACCTGGGCAATTCTGAGCCTAAGACCTCAAAAGACCCCGAATTCCACCGAGAGTCCCCAGGCGGGTGCTGAGAGGCAAGCGCGAGTTCGAGATCGGAAGAGAGCGAGGTGCGGCGCCCTGGACAGCGGTAGAGGGGTTCCCTAGATTGAAATCCAGGCTACCCGgataattttttttgaggggggcggGTGGGAGTCAATATCTGGGTCCAAACCTGGCTCAGCTACTCTCTAGCTGTCTCTGAACCTCTTAGCTTTTACCCCTGTATCGTGGGCAGAGACACGAACTTCATGGAGCTCTTTAGGGGATTAAATAAGGAAATGTGTTTTGAAAGTGGCCAGCACAGCTCCAGAAAAAGAATGGGAGCGCTATGACGGCGGGTGGGGCTTCGAGACAGGGTGTCCTCTCCCTGTGGGACGATCGGGGTACCGCTCTGAGGAGGGGCTGCGTGCAGATGGAGTCCATTGGCCTCAGCGGCGGAGCAGGGTAGATAGCCGCTTGCTTTGCCCCCACCTCACCACGGCAGGGCAGCGCCATGGCCAGCAAGGGTCGCGAGGGCGAGCACCCATCCGTGACGCTCTTCCGTCAGTACCTGCGCATCCGCACCGTCCAGCCTGAGCCCGACTACGGTGAGAACGCGGCCTGTGGTGGGGCCTCAGGGGCGGGGGCTGTGCTCTAAACCGGGAGTCAACCTCTATCACCCACCTGAGCTAGATCTGCAGCCTCGAATGGCGTCTCCCCACCTCTCTAGCTATTCCCTAGGTCAACAGACTGCTCAGCAGCCCCTCCTGGCTGTGGAGGGAGTTTCCCTGGAGGCTGAGCTGCTCCAAAAGTTACTCCTGATGGTTAAATAAGGAACAGCTTCACCTCAATCCCCAGGACTtggagtggaggaggggaggctggggcagcAAGGGAAGAAGAGGCTCCATGAAGCCTACTGGGGCTGAACAGAGGCCATGGCCCTTAAGGAATCAAGCTTGATGGCTGGGAACTGTGTACCTGGGCCCAATCCATATCCCCTGGTCTGTGATTTACCAGCTGGGAGGCAGTGTGAGCCTCATGTCTCTGAGCTAAtttccccatctttaaggaaGGTGACGATGACACCTGCTTTTCACCCTGGACTTCCCATCTGGCCTTCCACAAAGGGTCTTCTTCCTTGGGGACAGAATGCAAATGTCTCTGAGGGATGTGGAATTGTGTTAAGCCAGGGGTCTGCTCCTCTCTCTGGATGTGCCACCAGTTATGCCTGGGAGGTGTGGGGAGACAGAAGAAGCAGTGAGgctctctgtgtccccaggggcTGCTGTGGCCTTCCTTGAGGAGAGAGCCCGCCAGCTGGGCCTGGGCTGTCAGAAAGTGGAGGTGAGCCTGCGGCCCTGCGTGGAGAGCGGAGTCGGGCCCTGGGCAGCTCCTCACCCTGCACTGACCACCTCTCCTCCTGGCCCTCTCCAGGTGGTACCTGGCCATGTGGTGACCGTGCTGACCTGGCCGGGCACCAACCCCACACTCTCCTCCATCTTGCTCAACTCCCACACAGATGTGGTGCCTGTCTtcaaggtgtgtgtgtggcggggatGGAACAGCCCTTGGGGACAAAGGTGATGCAGACCCCTCTCATTTGACTCCAGGGAGCCCATGGTGCTGGACTTTCAACCTCATAGGATTTTACTCCACTCAAGTAGTCTCTGTCCATTAGCCATTCCATGCCAGGGGTGGcatgggggagagggggtggtggAGGTtggaaggcagagagaggggtGGCTATCGATTGTCCTCTTCAGCCTGTGGTGGGCTCCTAAGGCACCTGCTCCCAAGCAGGGCCACAGTTGAGCAGAGTGGATTAATGACTACATTTGGGGCTTGGgtccctcttcctgcccccaggAGCATTGGAGTCATGACCCCTTTGAGGGCTTCAAGGATGCAGATGGCTACATCTATGGCAGGGGCGCCCAGGACATGAAGTGCGTCAGCATCCAGTGAGTTTCCTTCATTCCCAGTTTCCCCACTGGCCTGTTGGATTGACCCAGGACCCAGGTACGATTGGAGAACCTCAAGGCCGAGGAACATCTTGACCTCTTACCTTGAGTGGGAATTCTTAGTATGACCATTGCCAGGACACAAGGACAGAGACTTTCTGGAGTCACCTGCTAGGCTGTGGCAGAGCAGGGCCCAAGGCTCCAGCCTGCTTGCTCAAGCACTGATGGCTCCCCCAGCACCTAGCCTATACCCTCTCACTGCCCCTCAGGTACCTGGAGGCTGTGAGGAGGCTGAAGGTTGAGGGCCACCATTTCCCCAGAACCATCCACATGACCTTTGTGCCAGGTAGGAGTAGCTTGAGGAGGGGCACCTTCACAGATGGGGAGAGTGTGTTAGGGGTACCCGCCTCATCTCACATCCCTGCtgcttttatagatgaggaggtTGGAGGTCACCAAGGCATGGAGCTCTTTGTGAAGCGGCCCGAGTTCCAGGCCCTGAGGGCTGGCTTTGCCCTGGATGAAGGTGAGCAGATTGGCAGGCCACTGAGTGGCAGCAGGTGGCTAGTAGTGGCTGGGCCGCTTCACCCTCTGAACCCGTTTTCCCTCCTCAGGCCTAGCCAGCCCCACTGACGCCTTCACTGTCTTTTACAGTGAGCGGAGCCCCTGGTGTGAGTATGCCCTTGGTGGAGTGGTCATTGTGCAGATGAGAAactaggccagaagggagagagggCCTGCCAAGGGTTCCAGCAGATAGGGGCTGAGTAGGCCTTGAACCCAGGGCCTCTGCCTCCCAGAAGCTCTTTCCTGAGCTTCTAAGGGAGGCCCTAACCATGGGCAGAAACCAGCTGTACATCATGTGTTCTGGGGGTGGTGGGCAGAGCTTGCCAGAGGAAGACCTAGGTTCACCCAAGGACTGGTCGCTTTTCCAATCCTCCAAATGCTGAAGactcccccttccctctgcatTTCCCAGGGCTAAGGGTCACGAGCACTGGGAAGCCAGGGCATGGCTCGCGCTTCATTGAGGACACAGCAGCAGAGAAGCTGGTATGTGGTTCATGGGGAGGAAGTTGGGGAGTTCTCTGTCCTGGGGCCATTCTCACATGCAGTGTCACACTCCTAGCACAAGGTCATCAACTCTATCCTGGCTTTTCgggagaaggagaagcagaggtGAGGCAGCCTGGGAAAGGGTGTGGGGCTCTGGGAGGCAATGTAAAAGAGGAGGGAGGCTCAGCCACCTTCCTTTTTGCTCTTTCCCCTTGATGCTGCTGCCCCCAGGCTGCAGTCAAACCAGCTGAAGCCGGGGGCTGTGACCTCCGTGAACCTGACTATGCTAGAGGGTGGCGTGGCCTATAACGTCGTTCCTGCCACCATGAGTGCCTGCTTTGACTTCCGCGTAGCACCGGATGTGGACCTGAAGGTGCCAACTCCACCTGGGTTTGGAGGAGGGGGCCTGGGTCCCCAGCTCTGTCCTAGAGGCTCAGGGAGAGCCTGAAGGGTGAGCTCATCTCCCTTCTTGCAGGCTTTCGAGGAGCAGCTGCAGAGTTGGTGCCAGGCAGCTGGCGAGGGGGTCACCTTTGAGTTTGTTCAGGTATGGACTGGGGATTTATGTTGGGAAGGCTGTGAAAGCTGGGGAGCCTGGGCTTGCTGAGTGTGGCACTGTAGGAGTGTACGCTTGCTGTGCCTACGTGCATCCAGGCATTTCTTTGGCTGTGGGAGACATGTTTTATTCACCGACAAGCATTAGTTGTAGAGGCTACTGTTGGTGCTGGGGGATATTGGGAGTGAAATTAGATGAGTTCTTGCCCTCATAGTCCTTATAGCATGAAGGAAAGAATAGACATGAATCAAGggtatatattacttttatgtaATATGAATGCATGTGGTCCAGGAAAGGGTTGACCTTCTACTGTGAGAGCTTGTAATTTGGGTATTTGACCACTTTTGAGAGATCTGGGAGCACCATCCTGAGGAAGGGCCACTTGGGCTAGGCTCTAAGGAAGGGATGGGAAGTTAATGGAGGGCAGAAGGTCCCAGATGTGTGGCTTTTGAGGGTCTGTCACTGGGCTGGGCAGCTGGAGGTCTGGGTaggtatgtgtgtgcgtgtgtgtttgtgcacacaTGCACTTGTGCATGGTGTTAGTAAGAGACCACCTATGAAGACTAGGGCAAGACACCCAGGCCCTGTCCTGACCCTGTCATCCTTCTCCCTGCAGAAGTGGATGGAGACGCAAGTGACATCTACTGATGACTCAGACCCCTGGTGGGCAGCATTTAGTGGGGTCTTCAAGGATATGTGAGCATACTGGccagccctcctctccccccttccACCTTTCCTTTGCCTCTCCCCTCCACATGCACCAAGGTCTGTTTTCCCTCTGCAGGAAGCTTGCCCTAGAGCTAGAGATCTGCCCTGCTTCCACTGACGCCCGCTATATTCGTGCGGTGAGCTATTTGCACTAGGGTGGGCGCTGGGGTGGTCCTGGGTGCTGGCCTTCCCCCAACAGCTCCCCCTTGCCCCCTGCAGGCGGGGGTTCCGGCTCTGGGCTTCTCACCCATGAACCACACACCGGTGCTGCTCCATGACCATGATGAGCGGCTGCATGAGGCCGTGTTTCTCCGTGGGGTTGACATATACACTCAGCTGCTGTCTGCCTTGGCCAGCGTGCCCGCACTGCCCAGTGAAAGCTGAGCTCCAGCGCTTAGGacccctcttccctcctgcccaACAATAAAGTCTGTGTGGACAGGGCCCACTTCTGAAGTACTAACAGCAAGATGTTTATGGAATAGGAGTTCAAAGGTAGACTTCAGAGTCATACTTCAGAGATGAGGACCATACATACACCATGGTTGTACCTGCTGCCCCAGCATAATTAAGAGCAACTTTTTGAGCCTCCCCAGGACCCAAGGGTGGATTATACCATGCTCAAGACTGGTTCTGAGGATTTAGTGTGATGAGCAACAGTACTTCACTTGCTGCTCTGAAGATTAAGACAGTGAAGGTGAAGCAGCTCATCTGTGGAGCACAGAAGAATCAAGCAGTCATGCAAGTAAAGCAGTGCCACCACTGCATCTCCCCAGGCCCTCTATAATTGGGGGACTATACAATCTAGAGCAGTGATGCTGGCCAGGCACAC is a genomic window of Sus scrofa isolate TJ Tabasco breed Duroc chromosome 13, Sscrofa11.1, whole genome shotgun sequence containing:
- the ACY1 gene encoding aminoacylase-1; translation: MASKGREGEHPSVTLFRQYLRIRTVQPEPDYGAAVAFLEERARQLGLGCQKVEVVPGHVVTVLTWPGTNPTLSSILLNSHTDVVPVFKEHWSHDPFEGFKDADGYIYGRGAQDMKCVSIQYLEAVRRLKVEGHHFPRTIHMTFVPDEEVGGHQGMELFVKRPEFQALRAGFALDEGLASPTDAFTVFYSERSPWWLRVTSTGKPGHGSRFIEDTAAEKLHKVINSILAFREKEKQRLQSNQLKPGAVTSVNLTMLEGGVAYNVVPATMSACFDFRVAPDVDLKAFEEQLQSWCQAAGEGVTFEFVQKWMETQVTSTDDSDPWWAAFSGVFKDMKLALELEICPASTDARYIRAAGVPALGFSPMNHTPVLLHDHDERLHEAVFLRGVDIYTQLLSALASVPALPSES
- the ABHD14A gene encoding protein ABHD14A isoform X1 gives rise to the protein MLVTRHQPREVTYRFVKEPRGHRPRTVVQSSMSRSQVALLGLGLLLMLLLYVGLPGPSEQTSWLWGDPNITILAGLTPGDSPLFYREVLPLHQARRVDVVLLHGKAFNSHTWEQLGTLQLLAQRGYRAVALDLPGFGNSAPSKEASTEAGRAELLERVLRNLEVQNAVLVSPSLSGRYALPFLMRGHHQLHGFVPIAPASTQNYTQEQFWAVKTPTLILYGELDRILAQESLQQLRHLPNHSVVKLRDAGHACYLHKPQDFHLVLLAFLDHLP
- the ABHD14A gene encoding alpha/beta hydrolase domain-containing protein 14A precursor (The RefSeq protein has 2 substitutions compared to this genomic sequence), encoding MSRSQVALLGLGLLLMLLLYVGLPGPSEQTSWLWGDPNITFLAGLTPGDSPLFYREVLPLHRARRVDVVLLHGKAFNSHTWEQLGTLQLLAQRGYRAVALDLPGFGNSAPSKEASTEAGRAELLERVLRNLEVQNAVLVSPSLSGRYALPFLMRGHHQLHGFVPIAPASTQNYTQEQFWAVKTPTLILYGELDRILAQESLQQLRHLPNHSVVKLRDAGHACYLHKPQDFHLVLLAFLDHLP
- the ACY1 gene encoding aminoacylase-1 isoform X1; its protein translation is MASKGREGEHPSVTLFRQYLRIRTVQPEPDYGAAVAFLEERARQLGLGCQKVEVSLRPCVESGVGPWAAPHPALTTSPPGPLQVVPGHVVTVLTWPGTNPTLSSILLNSHTDVVPVFKEHWSHDPFEGFKDADGYIYGRGAQDMKCVSIQYLEAVRRLKVEGHHFPRTIHMTFVPDEEVGGHQGMELFVKRPEFQALRAGFALDEGLASPTDAFTVFYSERSPWWLRVTSTGKPGHGSRFIEDTAAEKLHKVINSILAFREKEKQRLQSNQLKPGAVTSVNLTMLEGGVAYNVVPATMSACFDFRVAPDVDLKAFEEQLQSWCQAAGEGVTFEFVQKWMETQVTSTDDSDPWWAAFSGVFKDMKLALELEICPASTDARYIRAAGVPALGFSPMNHTPVLLHDHDERLHEAVFLRGVDIYTQLLSALASVPALPSES
- the ABHD14A gene encoding protein ABHD14A isoform X2: MSRSQVALLGLGLLLMLLLYVGLPGPSEQTSWLWGDPNITILAGLTPGDSPLFYREVLPLHQARRVDVVLLHGKAFNSHTWEQLGTLQLLAQRGYRAVALDLPGFGNSAPSKEASTEAGRAELLERVLRNLEVQNAVLVSPSLSGRYALPFLMRGHHQLHGFVPIAPASTQNYTQEQFWAVKTPTLILYGELDRILAQESLQQLRHLPNHSVVKLRDAGHACYLHKPQDFHLVLLAFLDHLP